The Arachis ipaensis cultivar K30076 chromosome B10, Araip1.1, whole genome shotgun sequence DNA window gttaaatttcttttaattttgttgctgaaaatataacttatttttatgtcttttcattttttaatttttctctttcgTTCTTTATTCACAAATTGTATTCAGTTGAACGAAATCCATTGCAAGACTAGAACTTAGGTTGATAAGTTAAAGTTAGGTGAGGGCACGTGGTGGTAGGTCCTTTGGGCTCAATTATCTGCTATTGCTTTACATAATTACATGGAGTCCTTCACGGACCGTGATAATTGTGTGGAATGACTCATCCTAACTTCATATGTGAGTGTGAAGTGTGAACCTCTGTTTTTTCCTTCcaattatttgaatttaatttcttaattagctGTTTTGCAAATGGATAATTCTagattatttcttctcttaattgaTCATCTTATAGATTGAGTATtggatatataatataataagcaGCATTTAAAAACTAAGCTCTTTTATTGATATAACATCAAATGATCCAATAGGTGGCTTTTGAATTAGCTCTGTGGCTTCTTTAgaagagaaggaaagaaaaaaaagtaaaagttaaaaactaaaaattgctctcttttttttggtGATTTCTAAAAGCTTATTAGCAAGATTAAGATGCCTTGCCCTTTTGTCTCAATCAGATAATTCCTCCTTACTAGTTAGTTTCTGCCAATCAATCTAACTCTTACAACAGAAAAAAAGcagggaaaaaaataaaaataaataaataagtaaataaataaatctgATCTTTTGTGCTACTTCATCTTTTGTGCTGACAAATATCTCAGTTCCAGTATCCACAGAAGTCCATATTCTTTTGGCAGGAGCTGTTCCAGGATCCTATACCAACATAAATTAAAACATGCCCATTATTCATTTTTCTATGATGTAACAAAACACAAACTCAAATAACATTTCTGAATAAGAGTCTCTTATAGTTTTCTTTTCGTGTTCAAGATAGATTGTTCTGTATCTCTTCAAAGCTGAAGCCTGTGAGTTATTTAGTCGTTGTACCTTTGTTTCTGATTTTCTTGTCTCAGTTTTGAATCTTTGCTGTGAATAGGGCCTATTGAGATGAACTTTGGTGTGTAAGCTTCCTCGTTCAACTTGAACATGTTACAACTTTAGTCGCTGTACCTCTGTTCTGTTGCAACTTTTTTACTGGTATTCCCTTTTATTCTGTATTTTTTTAAGTCAAGACATTAATTACTATTATGTTAGGAGTGATAATTAGTTACTTTGTTTTGGTTGGTTGATctgcattttgtatttttattttctgttcttatTTTTTAAGTTTGACTTATAGAATATGTTTAAAATCAATGAGTATTTTTTACTATGTATGTGACTTAGGCTTTTTTACTATGTATGTTTAAAATCAATGATCTTAGGCTTTTTTGACACAGGCGTTTCTCTTATTACTGCTGTAAACACTGCCCTTTTCCCATCTACTAGTTTGATTATTTGCTATGAACATGATTCTCTATCTTTCTTTCTAATTGTGAATTATAATTACTTGATTAATTAACTATTTCCTTTGCTACCTGCTCTTATCAGCTGTCTCTTAACTAGAGTTTTGAGTTACTTCTATTTACTTATGCGAAGCAGTGATATTGGCTACCATCTATGTACTCGGATTTATTGACAAAAGATAAAATCAGCTGAGAGATTTCATAGTCTCTTTTTTATAAATCATACACCAACCTGGACTTCTGTGTATAACAAGAATAGTTTACTAGTAGGGCTATTCTGTGTAAATATTTTCGTATTTGTACTTTATCATCCACCACAATGCCATGCTGCAGCTTGAATTATTACATATCTTTGCcaacttagaattttgcttcaATGTGTGATAGGCAAGGTTTACATAAAGTTGGGTGTGGAGATTTCTGCTGATGTTGAACTTGTAGAACCATTACAAAAATCCTGTATATGGCGACAAGCTAGAGGTTCAGCTACTGAAATTTCTGGAATTGATGATGGTCTAGGATCCATAGACAAGGTTTTTTCTTTGCCAATTGTAGCATTCTTTGGTGAAGTAGTCTAGTTCTGCAGTTGCCAAAATTTATGTGTTGAACTCTTGGTGCAGGCTAGTGTTGCACAACAGTGGTACGATGAACTGGATGATCTTGCCGCTCCTAAACCCGAAACAGAAATGGTTGTTGAAGATGATAATCTGAATAACAATTTGGTTGTTGACGATAAGAAAATTTGCATCAACTGTTGTGTTTGCAATAGCCTTGGAACAAGTGAGGTATGCATATTTGTTTTTGACCATGGCTTTTTCTCATGTCATTTACTGATTAGAATAGTATACAAGAGATGGTAACATAATTGATGTGCCTTATTCTGTTATTAGTCCAAGTTGTTCTCTTCTGTGGCTGTCTTGAATtaattttctcattaatcttgtaAGTTGAGGTATAACTTTCTTCATTATATACATCATTAGGTATATTTCTCAGTCCAACCACTTCACTATTCTTTATAGACTTCCTTTCTGGTGCTTATTTATTCGTTAAATCATGCTTAAGTATGAAATATTTTCCATCTTTACTCTAGATGCATTTAACTTGATATATCTATCATTTTTGTTTCTCTTCTTGATAAGCTCACCTATGTTTGTGCTAGTTTTAGTACATTAGTAACTTGAAGTAGATTGCTAAGATTTATTTTGAATTGGGTCAGAAGTTTTACCACAATTTCTCTTAGGTTTAGTCCCTATTATAGTTATATCTATAAAGTATTGGTTATTTACCTTTGCAAAGCGATAATGTGTAGTCTGTTTCAATTATAAAATGAGTGTTTGTGCATTATGAGAGCCTATATTAATCCTATATCCTCTTCGCACTATTGCTCCTTTCCATATCCATATGCTAATTTACACATGAAGGTAATCCATAAATTTTAGgataaattacattgattttaTATTTGTGTTGACTTGTTATGCCTTTGTTTATTTCCTCCTTAGAGGAGAGGTTACTGTtagatttaaaaaatatattagaagTGTATATGTCAGTGTATATGATATCATGTATTATAACTGAAAGACTAGGAGAGTTAATTGCTTACTTGAATTTCAATTATTTGcttattatttactttctttccTTATTTTTTCGTAATTGGAAAAAACATATGAAAAACTATATCGTATTAAAGTAAAAaactttaataattttttattttattgatccTCCACTTGTTTATTTTCATGTGTATAAAATcagtatcttttttttttaaatttgtcaatattataaatatttatatttaaaaataacaaTACACCAAATTTATTTTTCATCAGGTTTTTTACTAATTAGAGAACTATCACttcatttattaaataaaaataccaaTACACCAAATTATTctctttattaattattatgttctgctatttgagtttaatttgcaGAGGAGGCTCGGTACTGCTATTAattattctctttcattttttatttttattttacaaatTAAACTCACTCATGGATTTAATTTCTGGTTTTATTAGGCATTTGCTTGGATTTCTTCTATTTCTGGGATTAAAGTGGGTACTGGTTTTTCTCTCACCAGTTTCTTATTATTGCTTTTGAACAAGCGCTTGTTGAGGTAAGATAATAATtatatcctattttgttttaaatATGTTAGAAGTCTATTATAGCTTTGTAGTTTATTATGTTAGAAATCCCATATATATTTAGTAGTACACATGTCTAGTAATTATTTTTCCCTACTTGAAGTTTAACTAGCAACAATGGATAAATCTTGGATTGCTAAGCCACGAAACTCAGATGAATATATAGTTGGTCTAGAAAACTTCTTGGATTTTGCATTTCAACATGGAGCAATTGGGAATAGTAAGATAATATGTCCGTGTCCAAGTTGTGGGTTTCGCAAATGGCATGCTCGAAAAGATGTTAGAGATCATTTACTTTACAAACCATTCCCTAAGAATTATGTTGTATGGAACTTTCATGGCGAGAAAGAAGTAACCGAATTCTCAATAAGTGCACATGTCATGCGCGGGACATTGGTAACTGAACATCCCCTAGATAACATGGTAAATGATGCTTTCGGGATACATATGGATCAGGAGAGTGGTGAAGATTCAAGCATGGAAGATTTTGTAAACGATGAGCCAACAGAAAATCACAGAGACTTTGATGAGTTTCTCAAGGAAGGCAATCAAAAGCTACAGGAAGGAAACGACTTCACAAAGCTAGAATTTATAGTCAAATTGTATCATATTAAAGTCTTGTGTGGACTAAGTGACAAGGCCATTACCATGATACTTGAGTTGGTGAGGGATGCTTTTAGTTGTGTGAATTTGCCTACGACTTTTGATCAGGcaaagaaactaattcaaaaacTAAGTCTTGACTATGTTAAGATAGATGCTTGCCCCAATGATTATATGTTGTTCGAGGATGAAGACCCAAACAACATCCAACAAACATGCAGTCATTGTGGTGCTTCTAGGTGGAATTCTAAGAAGAAGAATACATTGGTAAGCATTGGTAAGTgaaaattcatattttataaaGTATACATTGTATATTGGTTAACTAAATAATCTTGACTgatactttttatttatttcagagTGTGAATCCAGATAATCCATACGAAATGTCAACTGATATAAAGTTTCTTGCACGAGGTCCAATGATGAATGCAAGGAGATTTTCTGTTTATGACATCAATGGGTATAGATTTCGAACTTTGACTAGAGAATTTGGTCTTAAGACACAAAATAGTGGAGTATTCTTAGTCTCTAACACACCCTGCATTGCAAGTATTGCTGATAGAAATATGAGACAAGCAAATTTGCCTTATTATGGCAAGTTAGAAGATATAATTGAACTTAACTACCATGGACAATTTTCTGTTGTTCTTTTTAAATGCAAATGGGCTGACACTACTAGGGACAGAGGCTATAAAAAGGACCATTGGAATTTCAATTGTGTCAATTTTGATAGATTAATTCACACGGGTGAGCGTGAGGAACATGAACCTTATAttgaagcatctcaagcacaaATGGTGTATTATGTTGATGATATGGTAAATAAAGGGTGGAGTATTGCTGTGCATGTCAAGCCAAGGGATATGTATGACATGGGTCAAGGAAATGAAGATATAGTGTACGAAAATGAGCCGTATCAAGAGCAAGAACTTGAACAATTATTTGACCCCAATAATGAGTACATCCAATTAGCTACCAATTTATTAGATAGCGATGCTATTGAAGATAATGTAGCTGCTAACTTGGCAAGGGATATGTTTGAATGAAAGTTTGTACAAAATTTTACCAAAGGTAACGTTTTAtgctttttatttattatgtgcttgaca harbors:
- the LOC107623408 gene encoding uncharacterized protein LOC107623408, whose amino-acid sequence is MVVEDDNLNNNLVVDDKKICINCCVCNSLGTSEAFAWISSISGIKVGTGFSLTSFLLLLLNKRLLRLIHTGEREEHEPYIEASQAQMVYYVDDMVNKGWSIAVHVKPRDMYDMGQGNEDIVYENEPYQEQELEQLFDPNNEYIQLATNLLDSDAIEDNVAANLARDMFE